The Staphylococcus sp. 17KM0847 DNA segment AGATGGCGAGTTGGATGTATATTATGAAGATGGTAAAGCTGTACCGTTTGCGATGAGTCCACGTGATTTGAAACTGATTGAGTCGATTCCCAATATGATGGATTTAGGTATTGATTCTTTGAAAATAGAAGGACGTATGAAGTCAATCCATTACATTGCAACCGTTGTTTCAGTATATCGTAAAGTGATCGATGCATATGCAGCAGATCCAGACAACTTTAAAATTAAGCCAGAATGGTTAGTAGAGCTAGATAAATGTGCAAATCGTGACACTGCGCCTGCTTTCTTTAAGGGAACGCCTGGATATGAAGAGCAAATGTTTGGCAATGAGTCTGCTAAGAAATCACCGTTTGATTTTATCGGATTGGTTTTAGCCTATGATGAAACAACACAAATTGCAACAATTCAACAGCGTAACCATTTTAAACCGGGACAAGAAGTGGAGTTTTTTGGACCAGAGATTGATACGTTTACACAAGTCGTTGATGCTATTTATGATGAAGAAGGTAATGAACTTGATGCAGCAAGACATCCATTGCAAATTGTACAAATCAAAGTAGATCGCCCCATTTATCCGAATAATATGATGAGAAAAGAGGTATAACTATGACGCCCACAACGATTATCGGTATTGCAGGTGGCTCAGGTTCTGGTAAAACTTCTGTCACAAATAAGATTATGAATAATTTACAGGGTCATAGTGTTGCGCTCATTGAACAAGATTACTATTATAAAGATCAGTCACATTTAACATTTGATGAACGTTTGGAAACCAATTATGATCATCCATTCGCATTTGATAATGATTTATTGATTCAGAATTTGCAGGATTTATGTGCAGGTTATGAGGTGGAAGTGCCAACGTATGATTATTCAAATCATACACGAAGTGATAAAACCATTGCATTTCAACCTAAAGATGTTATCATCGTAGAAGGTATATTTGCGCTTGAAAACGAAGCATTACGCAATATGATGGATGTTAAAATATATGTTGATACAGATGCAGATTTACGTATTCTTCGTAGATTATTACGAGATACAAAAGAGCGTGGACGTACAATGGATTCTGTTATTGAGCAATATTTAGGCGTTGTTCGACCTATGCATAATCAATTTATCGAGCCAACGAAAAAGTTTGCAGACATCATCATTCCAGAAGGTGGTAGTAATAAAGTAGCAATTGATATTATGACTACTAAAATCCAAGCGCTTGTTCAAAAAAAAGATTAAATTAATAAAAGGAAGATGGCATATGGAAAATCAAAAACAATACCCTATGACACAAGAAGGGTTTGAAAAATTAGAAAAAGAACTTGAAGAACTTAAAACGGTTAAAAGACCTGAAGTTGTTGAAAAAATTAAAGTCGCACGCAGCTTTGGTGACCTATCAGAGAACTCTGAGTACGATGCGGCAAAAGATGAGCAAGGCTTTATCGAACAAGATATTCAACGCATCGAAACGATGTTGCGTCATGCATTAATCATTGAAGATACAGGCGATAACAATGTTGTTCAAATTGGTAAAACAGTTACTTTTGTAGAGTTACCGGGAGATGAAGAAGAAAGTTACCAAATTGTCGGTTCGGCAGAATCTGATGCTTTTAACGGTAAAATTTCAAATGAATCACCAATGGCACAAGCTTTGATTGGCAAACAGTTAAATGAAGAAGTTCGTGTTCCATTACCAAATGGTGGAGAAATGAATGTAAAAATTACGGATATTAAATAATAGCAATACTCAGAACTACTAAAGATTTTAATGTATCTTTAGTAGTTTTTTTAGTTCTATTAAGGTGGAGACGCTGCGATATAATTTTGTTCATTTTCACAAAATTATATCGTGTCAAGAAATTATATTGATCGAGATGATGAATCAATGGAAGTTATAAAACGTTAATATCGCATAATAAATAGTATAGAAATACGACTTATTAAGAAGGTTGATATGATGTTATTTCATCAAAGAAAAAGA contains these protein-coding regions:
- the udk gene encoding uridine kinase: MTPTTIIGIAGGSGSGKTSVTNKIMNNLQGHSVALIEQDYYYKDQSHLTFDERLETNYDHPFAFDNDLLIQNLQDLCAGYEVEVPTYDYSNHTRSDKTIAFQPKDVIIVEGIFALENEALRNMMDVKIYVDTDADLRILRRLLRDTKERGRTMDSVIEQYLGVVRPMHNQFIEPTKKFADIIIPEGGSNKVAIDIMTTKIQALVQKKD
- the greA gene encoding transcription elongation factor GreA; this encodes MENQKQYPMTQEGFEKLEKELEELKTVKRPEVVEKIKVARSFGDLSENSEYDAAKDEQGFIEQDIQRIETMLRHALIIEDTGDNNVVQIGKTVTFVELPGDEEESYQIVGSAESDAFNGKISNESPMAQALIGKQLNEEVRVPLPNGGEMNVKITDIK